The Bos javanicus breed banteng chromosome 11, ARS-OSU_banteng_1.0, whole genome shotgun sequence genome includes a window with the following:
- the SRSF7 gene encoding serine/arginine-rich splicing factor 7 isoform X3, producing MSRYGRYGGETKVYVGNLGTGAGKGELERAFSYYGPLRTVWIARNPPGFAFVEFEDPRDAEDAVRGLDGKVICGSRVRVELSTGMPRRSRFDRPPARRPFDPNDRCYECGEKGHYAYDCHRYSRRRRSRSRSRSHSRSRGRRYSRSRSRSRGRRSRSASPRRSRSVSLRRSRSASLRRSRSRSRSRSRSRSLSRPRSSRSKSRSPSPKRSRSPSGSPRRSASPERVD from the exons ATGTCGCGCTACGGGCGGTACGGAGGAG AAACCAAGGTGTATGTTGGTAACCTGGGAACTGGTGCTGGCAAAGGAGAGTTAGAAAGGGCTTTCAGTTATTATGGGCCTTTGAGAACTGTGTGGATTGCCAGAAATCCTCCAGGATTTGCCTTTGTGGAATTTGAAGACCCtagagatgcagaagatgcagttCGAGGCCTGGATGGAAA GGTTATTTGTGGTTCCCGAGTGAGAGTTGAACTATCAACAGGCATGCCTCGGAGATCTCGATTTGATAGACCACCTGCCCGACGTCCCTTTGATCCCAATGATAGATGCTATGAGTGTGGCGAAAAGGGACATTATGCTTATGATTGTCATCGCTATAGCCGCCGAAGAAGAAGcag GTCACGGTCTAGATCACATTCGAGATCCAGAGGTAGACGATACTCTCGCTCACGCAGCAGGAGCAGGGGAAGGAG GTCAAGGTCAGCATCTCCTCGGCGATCAAGATCTGTGTCTCTTCGTAGATCAAGATCAGCTTCACTCAGACGATCTAG ATCCCGGTCCAGGTCGAGATCAAGATCCAGGTCTCTTTCACGGCCTAGAAGCAG CCGATCAAAGTCCAGATCTCCATCTCCAAAAAGAAG tcgtTCCCCATCAGGAAGTCCGAGAAGAAGTGCAAGTCCTGAAAGAGTGGACTGA
- the SRSF7 gene encoding serine/arginine-rich splicing factor 7 isoform X2, giving the protein MSRYGRYGGETKVYVGNLGTGAGKGELERAFSYYGPLRTVWIARNPPGFAFVEFEDPRDAEDAVRGLDGKVICGSRVRVELSTGMPRRSRFDRPPARRPFDPNDRCYECGEKGHYAYDCHRYSRRRRSRSRSRSHSRSRGRRYSRSRSRSRGRRSRSASPRRSRSVSLRRSRSASLRRSRSGSIKGSRSRSRSRSRSRSLSRPRSSRSKSRSPSPKRSRSPSGSPRRSASPERVD; this is encoded by the exons ATGTCGCGCTACGGGCGGTACGGAGGAG AAACCAAGGTGTATGTTGGTAACCTGGGAACTGGTGCTGGCAAAGGAGAGTTAGAAAGGGCTTTCAGTTATTATGGGCCTTTGAGAACTGTGTGGATTGCCAGAAATCCTCCAGGATTTGCCTTTGTGGAATTTGAAGACCCtagagatgcagaagatgcagttCGAGGCCTGGATGGAAA GGTTATTTGTGGTTCCCGAGTGAGAGTTGAACTATCAACAGGCATGCCTCGGAGATCTCGATTTGATAGACCACCTGCCCGACGTCCCTTTGATCCCAATGATAGATGCTATGAGTGTGGCGAAAAGGGACATTATGCTTATGATTGTCATCGCTATAGCCGCCGAAGAAGAAGcag GTCACGGTCTAGATCACATTCGAGATCCAGAGGTAGACGATACTCTCGCTCACGCAGCAGGAGCAGGGGAAGGAG GTCAAGGTCAGCATCTCCTCGGCGATCAAGATCTGTGTCTCTTCGTAGATCAAGATCAGCTTCACTCAGACGATCTAGGTCTGGTTCTATAAAAGGATCGAG ATCCCGGTCCAGGTCGAGATCAAGATCCAGGTCTCTTTCACGGCCTAGAAGCAG CCGATCAAAGTCCAGATCTCCATCTCCAAAAAGAAG tcgtTCCCCATCAGGAAGTCCGAGAAGAAGTGCAAGTCCTGAAAGAGTGGACTGA
- the SRSF7 gene encoding serine/arginine-rich splicing factor 7 isoform X1, with protein MSRYGRYGGETKVYVGNLGTGAGKGELERAFSYYGPLRTVWIARNPPGFAFVEFEDPRDAEDAVRGLDGKVICGSRVRVELSTGMPRRSRFDRPPARRPFDPNDRCYECGEKGHYAYDCHRYSRRRRSRSRSRSHSRSRGRRYSRSRSRSRGRRSRSASPRRSRSVSLRRSRSASLRRSRSGSIKGSRYFQSRSRSRSRSRSLSRPRSSRSKSRSPSPKRSRSPSGSPRRSASPERVD; from the exons ATGTCGCGCTACGGGCGGTACGGAGGAG AAACCAAGGTGTATGTTGGTAACCTGGGAACTGGTGCTGGCAAAGGAGAGTTAGAAAGGGCTTTCAGTTATTATGGGCCTTTGAGAACTGTGTGGATTGCCAGAAATCCTCCAGGATTTGCCTTTGTGGAATTTGAAGACCCtagagatgcagaagatgcagttCGAGGCCTGGATGGAAA GGTTATTTGTGGTTCCCGAGTGAGAGTTGAACTATCAACAGGCATGCCTCGGAGATCTCGATTTGATAGACCACCTGCCCGACGTCCCTTTGATCCCAATGATAGATGCTATGAGTGTGGCGAAAAGGGACATTATGCTTATGATTGTCATCGCTATAGCCGCCGAAGAAGAAGcag GTCACGGTCTAGATCACATTCGAGATCCAGAGGTAGACGATACTCTCGCTCACGCAGCAGGAGCAGGGGAAGGAG GTCAAGGTCAGCATCTCCTCGGCGATCAAGATCTGTGTCTCTTCGTAGATCAAGATCAGCTTCACTCAGACGATCTAGGTCTGGTTCTATAAAAGGATCGAGGTATTTCCA ATCCCGGTCCAGGTCGAGATCAAGATCCAGGTCTCTTTCACGGCCTAGAAGCAG CCGATCAAAGTCCAGATCTCCATCTCCAAAAAGAAG tcgtTCCCCATCAGGAAGTCCGAGAAGAAGTGCAAGTCCTGAAAGAGTGGACTGA